One window of the Larus michahellis chromosome 26, bLarMic1.1, whole genome shotgun sequence genome contains the following:
- the DHX34 gene encoding putative ATP-dependent RNA helicase DHX34 isoform X8: MPREKESGCRRRGERDRSPSRWEGDWDWDCPATRRRLQELYFPERDSSGAGSEEILNFWAFFERLRRFQSRRTHPAPPPGHRHTAEPPAAATRLDLPPAYDPRYRINLALPSAAAVPTRNSDLPRERLAEFRAAVLHYLDFTQKQSFAKLAKLHRERAALPIAQYRQRLLDAVAGNQVVVVAGDTGCGKSTQVPQYLLAAGYSHVACSQPRRIACISLAKRVAFESLHQYGDQVGYQIRFESTRSPATKIVFLTEGLLLRQVQREPALPGYHVLIADEVHERHLHSDFLLGVLRRLLPSRPDLKLVLMSATINIRLFSGYFGGAPVLQVPGRIFPISVIYQPIPKEEASPAGKWGKSERLDPLPYLRVLQAIDHKYPPEERGDLLVFLSGVAEIGAVLEAAQAYAARTQRWIVLPLHSTLSVAQQDKVFDVPPPGVRKCILSTNIAETSVTIDGVRFVLDSGKVKEMSYDPQGKLQRLQEFWISRASAEQRKGRAGRTGPGVCYRLYAESDYDAFSPYPVPEIQRVALDALVLQLKSMGLGDPRTFPFLEPPPSSSLETAVRYLRDQGALDEAEDLTPIGNLLAQLPVDVVVGKMLVLGALFGLAEPTLTVAAALSVQSPFLRSAHPNPDCATARRPLESPHGDPLTLLNVFNEWVQVKSERSGSSRKWCRRRGLEEHRLYEAANLRRQFQELLRDHQLLEEGSSQPSDSYSRQSRHRERRELHRLWRSHAETEGRKRKVLRLQDGADASSGEEEEGGGNCEKGERSIDIQDVKFKLRHNVEELQAVSSSVLSSSQLALLKLVLCRGLYPQLAVPDQLNSGRKDSDQIFHTKTKQGVVLHPTCVFATSPELLHAKEGPERGGTKDPAEGLSHRHQLLAFVSLLETNKPYLVNCVRVPALQALLLFSRSLDTSADCARLVADGWLEVTVPDADSALRLLSAALQLRSAWEKLLHQLLEGRGEESSLRPSSRDVSALTRGLLDFLQMKVPYRLRQLTGLEKQNLYVGPQTVAAAPRLPGLFQGTEMKPDEVKGGHRVTDFLTYNCLATDTDLYSDCLRSFWTCPHCDLHMPFTPLERMCHESACRPPEAPPEEPSENSSKISALHRSYHCDLCQRDFTFTPTEILRHKKQHQ; this comes from the exons ATGCCGCGGGAGAAGGAGAGCGGATGCCGGCGACGAGGAGAGCGGGACCGTTCCCCTTCCCggtgggagggggactgggactgggactgtcCCGCCACGCGCCGCCGCCTGCAAGAGCTCTATTTCCCCGAGCGGGATTCCAGCGGCGCCGGCTCCGAAGAGATCCTGAATTTCTGGGCTTTTTTCGAGCGTCTCCGGCGTTTCCAAAGCCGCAGAACCCACCCCGCGCCGCCACCCGGCCACCGCCACACGGcagagccccccgccgccgccacccgcctCGACCTGCCCCCCGCCTACGACCCCCGTTACCGCATCAACCTCGCGCTGCCGagcgccgccgccgtccccaccCGGAATTCCGACCTACCCCGGGAACGCCTCGCCGAATTCCGCGCCGCCGTCTTACACTACCTGGATTTCACCCAAAAACAAAGCTTCGCCAAACTGGCCAAACTCCACCGGGAACGAGCCGCCCTTCCCATTGCCCAGTACCGGCAGCGTTTACTGGACGCCGTGGCCGGCAACcaagtggtggtggtggccggCGACACCGGCTGCGGGAAATCCACGCAGGTGCCGCAGTACCTGCTGGCGGCCGGTTACAGCCACGTGGCTTGTAGCCAACCCCGCCGAATCGCCTGCATCTCGCTGGCCAAGCGGGTGGCCTTCGAGAGCCTGCACCAGTACGGGGACCAG gtgGGCTACCAGATCCGCTTCGAGAGCACCCGCTCGCCCGCCACCAAGATCGTCTTCCTGACGGAGGGGCTGCTGCTGCGGCAGGTGCAGCGGGAGCCGGCGCTGCCGGGGTACCACGTCCTCATCGCCGACGAGGTTCACGAGCGGCACCTCCACAGCGATTTCCTCCTGGGCGTCCTGCGTCGCCTCCTGCCCTCCCGCCCCGACCTGAAGCTGGTCTTGATGTCGGCCACCATCAACATCCGCCTTTTTTCGGGTTATTTCGGGGGGGCCCCGGTGCTGCAGGTGCCGGGAAGGATTTTCCCCATCTCG GTCATCTACCAACCCATCCCTAAGGAAGAAGCATCCCCAGCGGGAAAATGGGGGAAATCGGAGCGTCTGGATCCCCTCCCGTACCTGCGGGTGCTTCAAGCCATCGACCACAAGTACCCGCCGGAGGAGCGCGGGGACCTGCTGGTGTTCCTGAGCGGGGTGGCCGAGATCGGGGCGGTGCTGGAGGCGGCGCAGGCTTACGCCGCCCGCACCCAGCGCTGGATCGTCCTCCCCCTGCACAGCACCCTCTCCGTGGCCCAGCAGGACAAG GTGTTTGACGTCCCCCCGCCCGGCGTCCGTAAGTGCATCCTCTCCACCAACATCGCCGAGACTTCGGTGACCATCGACGGCGTGCGCTTTGTGCTGGATTCCG GGAAGGTGAAGGAGATGAGTTACGACCCTCAGGGCAAACTCCAGCGGCTGCAGGAGTTTTGGATCAGCCGGGCAAGCGCCGAGCAGCGGAAAGGACGTGCGGGCAGGACCGGCCCCGGCGTCTGCTACCGCCTTTACGCCGAATCCGACTACGACGCCTTTTCTCCTTACCCCGTGCCGGAGATCCAGCGGGTAGCGCTTGACGCTCTGGTGCTCCAG TTAAAGAGTATGGGGCTGGGCGACCCTCGGACCTTCCCCTTCCTGGAGCCCCCTCCCTCGTCCAGCCTGGAGACGGCCGTGCGGTACCTGAGGGACCAGGGAGCCCTGGACGAAGCTGAAGACCTGACGCCCATCGGGAACCTCTTGGCCCAGCTGCCGGTGGACGTGGTGGTCG GTAAGATGCTGGTCCTGGGCGCTCTCTTCGGCCTGGCCGAGCCCACCCTGACGGTGGCGGCGGCGCTGAGCGTGCAGTCCCCCTTCCTGCGATCCGCTCACCCCAATCCCGACTGCGCCACGGCCCGGCGGCCCCTCGAGAGCCCCCACGGCGACCCCCTGACGCTGCTCAACGTCTTCAACGAGTGGGTCCAG GTGAAGTCGGAGCGGAGCGGCAGCTCTCGGAAATGGTGCCGGCGGCGAGGTTTGGAGGAACATCGGCTTTACGAAGCCGCCAACCTGCGGCGCCAGTTtcag GAGCTCCTCCGTGAccaccagctgctggaggaaggctccAGCCAGCCCAGCGACAGCTACAGCCGGCAGAGCCGGCACCGGGAACGCCGGGAGCTGCACCGCCTCTGGCGTTCCCACGCGGAGACGGAAGGTCGGAAGCGCAAGGTGCTGCGGCTGCAGGACGGAGCGGACGCCTCCtccggcgaggaggaggagggtggtggcAACTGTGAGAAAGGGGAACGCAGCATCGATATCCAG gacgTCAAGTTTAAGCTGCGTCACAACGTGGAGGAGCTCCAGGCCGTATCCAGCTCGGTCCTCTCCTCCTCGCAGCTCGCCCTGCTCAAACTGGTGCTGTGCCGGGGGCTTTACCCCCAGCTGGCCGTGCCCGACCAGCTCAACAGCGGCCGTAAGGATTCCGATCAg ATTTTTCACACCAAAACCAAGCAGGGGGTCGTCCTTCATCCCACCTGCGTCTTCGCTACCAGCCCGGAGCTGCTCCACGCCAAGGAGGGACCGGAGCGCGGTGGGACCAAAG ACCCCGCGGAGGGGCTGAGCCACCGCCACCAGCTCCTCGCCTTTGTCTCGCTGCTGGAGACCAACAAGCCCTACCTGGTGAACTGCGTCCGGGTGCCAGCCCTGCAG gctctcctcctcttctcccggtCGCTGGACACCAGCGCCGACTGCGCCCGGCTGGTGGCCGACGGGTGGCTGGAGGTCACCGTCCCCGACGCGGACTCTGCCCTGCGCCTGCTCTCCGCGGCCCTGCAGCTTCGTTCCGCTTGGGAAAAACTCCTCCATCAACTGCTGGAAGGTCGAGGAGAGGAATCGAGCCTCCGGCCGAGCTCCCGGGACGTATCCGCGCTCACCCGGGGGCTGCTGGACTTCCTGCAGATGAAG GTGCCGTATCGCCTGCGCCAGCTCACCGGCCTGGAGAAACAGAACCTCTACGTCGGTCCCCAGACGGtggccgccgctccgcgcctcccGGGGCTCTTCCAGGGGACGGAGATGAAGCCCGACGAGGTGAAAGGCGGCCACAGGGTGACCGATTTCCTCACCTACAACTGCTTGGCC ACGGACACGGACCTCTACAGCGACTGCCTGCGGAGCTTCTGGACCTGTCCCCACTGCGACCTCCACATGCCCTTCACCCCCCTGGAGCGCATGTGTCACGAAAGCGCTTGCCGGCCCCCCGAGG CCCCCCCGGAAGAACCATCGGAAAACTCTTCCAAAATCTCCGCCCTGCACCGCTCCTACCACTGCGACCTTTGCCAGCGGGATTTTACCTTCACCCCCACGGAAATCCTCCGGCACAAGAAACAGCACCAATAA
- the DHX34 gene encoding putative ATP-dependent RNA helicase DHX34 isoform X7 has product MPREKESGCRRRGERDRSPSRWEGDWDWDCPATRRRLQELYFPERDSSGAGSEEILNFWAFFERLRRFQSRRTHPAPPPGHRHTAEPPAAATRLDLPPAYDPRYRINLALPSAAAVPTRNSDLPRERLAEFRAAVLHYLDFTQKQSFAKLAKLHRERAALPIAQYRQRLLDAVAGNQVVVVAGDTGCGKSTQVPQYLLAAGYSHVACSQPRRIACISLAKRVAFESLHQYGDQVGYQIRFESTRSPATKIVFLTEGLLLRQVQREPALPGYHVLIADEVHERHLHSDFLLGVLRRLLPSRPDLKLVLMSATINIRLFSGYFGGAPVLQVPGRIFPISVIYQPIPKEEASPAGKWGKSERLDPLPYLRVLQAIDHKYPPEERGDLLVFLSGVAEIGAVLEAAQAYAARTQRWIVLPLHSTLSVAQQDKVFDVPPPGVRKCILSTNIAETSVTIDGVRFVLDSGKVKEMSYDPQGKLQRLQEFWISRASAEQRKGRAGRTGPGVCYRLYAESDYDAFSPYPVPEIQRVALDALVLQLKSMGLGDPRTFPFLEPPPSSSLETAVRYLRDQGALDEAEDLTPIGNLLAQLPVDVVVGKMLVLGALFGLAEPTLTVAAALSVQSPFLRSAHPNPDCATARRPLESPHGDPLTLLNVFNEWVQVKSERSGSSRKWCRRRGLEEHRLYEAANLRRQFQELLRDHQLLEEGSSQPSDSYSRQSRHRERRELHRLWRSHAETEGRKRKVLRLQDGADASSGEEEEGGGNCEKGERSIDIQVRPSPPSPLPGGRIYPSRSLTPSPSPQDVKFKLRHNVEELQAVSSSVLSSSQLALLKLVLCRGLYPQLAVPDQLNSGRKDSDQIFHTKTKQGVVLHPTCVFATSPELLHAKEGPERGGTKDPAEGLSHRHQLLAFVSLLETNKPYLVNCVRVPALQALLLFSRSLDTSADCARLVADGWLEVTVPDADSALRLLSAALQLRSAWEKLLHQLLEGRGEESSLRPSSRDVSALTRGLLDFLQMKVPYRLRQLTGLEKQNLYVGPQTVAAAPRLPGLFQGTEMKPDEVKGGHRVTDFLTYNCLATDTDLYSDCLRSFWTCPHCDLHMPFTPLERMCHESACRPPEAPPEEPSENSSKISALHRSYHCDLCQRDFTFTPTEILRHKKQHQ; this is encoded by the exons ATGCCGCGGGAGAAGGAGAGCGGATGCCGGCGACGAGGAGAGCGGGACCGTTCCCCTTCCCggtgggagggggactgggactgggactgtcCCGCCACGCGCCGCCGCCTGCAAGAGCTCTATTTCCCCGAGCGGGATTCCAGCGGCGCCGGCTCCGAAGAGATCCTGAATTTCTGGGCTTTTTTCGAGCGTCTCCGGCGTTTCCAAAGCCGCAGAACCCACCCCGCGCCGCCACCCGGCCACCGCCACACGGcagagccccccgccgccgccacccgcctCGACCTGCCCCCCGCCTACGACCCCCGTTACCGCATCAACCTCGCGCTGCCGagcgccgccgccgtccccaccCGGAATTCCGACCTACCCCGGGAACGCCTCGCCGAATTCCGCGCCGCCGTCTTACACTACCTGGATTTCACCCAAAAACAAAGCTTCGCCAAACTGGCCAAACTCCACCGGGAACGAGCCGCCCTTCCCATTGCCCAGTACCGGCAGCGTTTACTGGACGCCGTGGCCGGCAACcaagtggtggtggtggccggCGACACCGGCTGCGGGAAATCCACGCAGGTGCCGCAGTACCTGCTGGCGGCCGGTTACAGCCACGTGGCTTGTAGCCAACCCCGCCGAATCGCCTGCATCTCGCTGGCCAAGCGGGTGGCCTTCGAGAGCCTGCACCAGTACGGGGACCAG gtgGGCTACCAGATCCGCTTCGAGAGCACCCGCTCGCCCGCCACCAAGATCGTCTTCCTGACGGAGGGGCTGCTGCTGCGGCAGGTGCAGCGGGAGCCGGCGCTGCCGGGGTACCACGTCCTCATCGCCGACGAGGTTCACGAGCGGCACCTCCACAGCGATTTCCTCCTGGGCGTCCTGCGTCGCCTCCTGCCCTCCCGCCCCGACCTGAAGCTGGTCTTGATGTCGGCCACCATCAACATCCGCCTTTTTTCGGGTTATTTCGGGGGGGCCCCGGTGCTGCAGGTGCCGGGAAGGATTTTCCCCATCTCG GTCATCTACCAACCCATCCCTAAGGAAGAAGCATCCCCAGCGGGAAAATGGGGGAAATCGGAGCGTCTGGATCCCCTCCCGTACCTGCGGGTGCTTCAAGCCATCGACCACAAGTACCCGCCGGAGGAGCGCGGGGACCTGCTGGTGTTCCTGAGCGGGGTGGCCGAGATCGGGGCGGTGCTGGAGGCGGCGCAGGCTTACGCCGCCCGCACCCAGCGCTGGATCGTCCTCCCCCTGCACAGCACCCTCTCCGTGGCCCAGCAGGACAAG GTGTTTGACGTCCCCCCGCCCGGCGTCCGTAAGTGCATCCTCTCCACCAACATCGCCGAGACTTCGGTGACCATCGACGGCGTGCGCTTTGTGCTGGATTCCG GGAAGGTGAAGGAGATGAGTTACGACCCTCAGGGCAAACTCCAGCGGCTGCAGGAGTTTTGGATCAGCCGGGCAAGCGCCGAGCAGCGGAAAGGACGTGCGGGCAGGACCGGCCCCGGCGTCTGCTACCGCCTTTACGCCGAATCCGACTACGACGCCTTTTCTCCTTACCCCGTGCCGGAGATCCAGCGGGTAGCGCTTGACGCTCTGGTGCTCCAG TTAAAGAGTATGGGGCTGGGCGACCCTCGGACCTTCCCCTTCCTGGAGCCCCCTCCCTCGTCCAGCCTGGAGACGGCCGTGCGGTACCTGAGGGACCAGGGAGCCCTGGACGAAGCTGAAGACCTGACGCCCATCGGGAACCTCTTGGCCCAGCTGCCGGTGGACGTGGTGGTCG GTAAGATGCTGGTCCTGGGCGCTCTCTTCGGCCTGGCCGAGCCCACCCTGACGGTGGCGGCGGCGCTGAGCGTGCAGTCCCCCTTCCTGCGATCCGCTCACCCCAATCCCGACTGCGCCACGGCCCGGCGGCCCCTCGAGAGCCCCCACGGCGACCCCCTGACGCTGCTCAACGTCTTCAACGAGTGGGTCCAG GTGAAGTCGGAGCGGAGCGGCAGCTCTCGGAAATGGTGCCGGCGGCGAGGTTTGGAGGAACATCGGCTTTACGAAGCCGCCAACCTGCGGCGCCAGTTtcag GAGCTCCTCCGTGAccaccagctgctggaggaaggctccAGCCAGCCCAGCGACAGCTACAGCCGGCAGAGCCGGCACCGGGAACGCCGGGAGCTGCACCGCCTCTGGCGTTCCCACGCGGAGACGGAAGGTCGGAAGCGCAAGGTGCTGCGGCTGCAGGACGGAGCGGACGCCTCCtccggcgaggaggaggagggtggtggcAACTGTGAGAAAGGGGAACGCAGCATCGATATCCAGGTGAGACCCTcgcctccctctcctcttccgGGAGGCAGGATTTATCCATCCCGATCCCTGACGCCgtctccttctccccaggacgTCAAGTTTAAGCTGCGTCACAACGTGGAGGAGCTCCAGGCCGTATCCAGCTCGGTCCTCTCCTCCTCGCAGCTCGCCCTGCTCAAACTGGTGCTGTGCCGGGGGCTTTACCCCCAGCTGGCCGTGCCCGACCAGCTCAACAGCGGCCGTAAGGATTCCGATCAg ATTTTTCACACCAAAACCAAGCAGGGGGTCGTCCTTCATCCCACCTGCGTCTTCGCTACCAGCCCGGAGCTGCTCCACGCCAAGGAGGGACCGGAGCGCGGTGGGACCAAAG ACCCCGCGGAGGGGCTGAGCCACCGCCACCAGCTCCTCGCCTTTGTCTCGCTGCTGGAGACCAACAAGCCCTACCTGGTGAACTGCGTCCGGGTGCCAGCCCTGCAG gctctcctcctcttctcccggtCGCTGGACACCAGCGCCGACTGCGCCCGGCTGGTGGCCGACGGGTGGCTGGAGGTCACCGTCCCCGACGCGGACTCTGCCCTGCGCCTGCTCTCCGCGGCCCTGCAGCTTCGTTCCGCTTGGGAAAAACTCCTCCATCAACTGCTGGAAGGTCGAGGAGAGGAATCGAGCCTCCGGCCGAGCTCCCGGGACGTATCCGCGCTCACCCGGGGGCTGCTGGACTTCCTGCAGATGAAG GTGCCGTATCGCCTGCGCCAGCTCACCGGCCTGGAGAAACAGAACCTCTACGTCGGTCCCCAGACGGtggccgccgctccgcgcctcccGGGGCTCTTCCAGGGGACGGAGATGAAGCCCGACGAGGTGAAAGGCGGCCACAGGGTGACCGATTTCCTCACCTACAACTGCTTGGCC ACGGACACGGACCTCTACAGCGACTGCCTGCGGAGCTTCTGGACCTGTCCCCACTGCGACCTCCACATGCCCTTCACCCCCCTGGAGCGCATGTGTCACGAAAGCGCTTGCCGGCCCCCCGAGG CCCCCCCGGAAGAACCATCGGAAAACTCTTCCAAAATCTCCGCCCTGCACCGCTCCTACCACTGCGACCTTTGCCAGCGGGATTTTACCTTCACCCCCACGGAAATCCTCCGGCACAAGAAACAGCACCAATAA